The DNA segment TTTAAACCATAAACTCCGCAATGTAATAATACTACATTATAGGTTGTTATAGGTTGTTGTTTACGCTATCAGATTCGACTGTTTGCTCATCAACAACAATGCAATAAAACATTAGCCATATTCTAATACTTACAAAAGAAATGAaaaatttacaatttttttttatttgttcctCTGCTTCAACAACTCTGCAAACTCTTCATCAGTTGTTTTGAGTAAAAGTGGTAGAGGAATCTCAGCCCCACATTCAACAGCCTCCAAATGTCTAGGCTTTATCCTTTTCTCCAAACTAAATGCAAAATACTGTGGGAAATCCTTCAATTCATTCATATCCCTTTTCATTTCTTTCTCAAAGTACTCGAATTTCGGCTTAAAATTGTTGTCGAGGCTGAACGTAAACAGCCCGGGACACCTCAAAACCATCTCGATCGCCTCCGGTTTAGAAAACCCTAAACTGATCAAGTAATCCAATTTTGGCATTAATGTGTTCTCCACATTTGACACCAACAACACACAGTCTTGATACGCCAACGCCGCCAAATCCCGAAACCCGAGTCGTTTTAGGTAAAAAAGAGCCGGTCGAAGCTGATTTTCGGCGCTCGAAACAAGTAGTCTCGGACACTTATTGATCACTTTTCTGTAATTGTGATCTGGGACGTTGAGATCACGCGATAGAAAATTGAAAACCGGAATGAGTTCGTTGTCTATGTTGGCGGTGAGGATCTTCGGGCACATGCCGATGATTCTTGGAAGATCTTTTTGTAGAATGCCTTTCGATTGAAGGAAAGTGATGATGTTGTGGATTGAATTGAGAGTGGTTGAATGGATTAATGGATTTAAAGAGAGGGCTTTACCTGAATCAACACCCATAACTTCAAGGCATAAGATCTTTTCTTTGAATTGCAATGATAGTTTTGAGTGGACTGGAGTGTAAAGAGGGTTTTTATGGAGGATGGTTTTGGGTTTCTTGGATAGTTGAGGGGTGTCTGTTGATTGTTGTGCATTTGCTTGCTGTTGTTCTTGAGGAGAATATGAGTGGAATGCTATCACTGCTGCCGCTGCCGCCGCTaccatggtggtggtggtggtgtggatTGGTATTGGGTCATTTGGGTtgcatatataattatatatatatatgtatgatttATCTGGTAGAAAGAGAGGTGAGGTGGATAGTTATGCTGGGATTCCATTGGTGGTTGGATGATTTTATGGATGAGGTTGGTTACTCTCAATCTTTTTGTAGAAAGAACAATTCAACACTCATCATTAACCTAATTACATGTAGGACCCTTGACTTGCAAAATGTTACATCAATGGTCCCTGATAAAGTTTCTAGTGATGGGAATCTGAATTTAACATCAATGGTCCCTGATAAAGTTTCTAGTGATAGGCATCTGAATTTAACATCAATGGTCCCAAATTTTTCATCAATGAGCCCCAATTGCAGGTTGCTTTTAACACTTGGACCAAAAAGAAAATTTCTGAAATCAAAAGCCAACAATTTTATACAATGAATTACAAAATCACTCACATTTATTTCAATTACTAGTCTCACTAAACACCATACAACACTCTCacagtcaaaaaaaaaaaaaaagaaagaaagccACAAAAAGTATAATTAACATGTCAG comes from the Helianthus annuus cultivar XRQ/B chromosome 4, HanXRQr2.0-SUNRISE, whole genome shotgun sequence genome and includes:
- the LOC110937226 gene encoding transcription termination factor MTEF1, chloroplastic-like → MVAAAAAAVIAFHSYSPQEQQQANAQQSTDTPQLSKKPKTILHKNPLYTPVHSKLSLQFKEKILCLEVMGVDSGKALSLNPLIHSTTLNSIHNIITFLQSKGILQKDLPRIIGMCPKILTANIDNELIPVFNFLSRDLNVPDHNYRKVINKCPRLLVSSAENQLRPALFYLKRLGFRDLAALAYQDCVLLVSNVENTLMPKLDYLISLGFSKPEAIEMVLRCPGLFTFSLDNNFKPKFEYFEKEMKRDMNELKDFPQYFAFSLEKRIKPRHLEAVECGAEIPLPLLLKTTDEEFAELLKQRNK